The genomic region CAAGTCTACTTTTTTGATAGGACAGATGCGCAAGTTCAACCTGTAGAATCCCTTCTTTTGTTCGCGCACGCTCTCCAAAAATTTCAAGAATCAAAGCTGTCCTATCGATAACTTTGCAGTTCCATAACTTTTCTAAATTACGTTGCTGAATTGGTGTTAAAAAATAATCTACAATCACAAGCTTAATATGATATTCATTTATGTAATAAGCCAATGCATCCACTTTTCCCTTCCCAAACAAAGTTGCAGGACGAAGCTTAAAAATATTAACCGCTTCATGATGCACAATATCCAGCCTTATAGCGTGCGCGAGCCCTAATGCCTCCTTAACCCGAGAAGATATCGAACATTCACTTAAAGAACGTTCATTTTTATTTTCTCGGCAAACCGGTACCAAAACAAGTGCACGCACCGGACTTACAATCTGTGAAGAAAAATCACAAAATCTCTCATTTTCATTTGTCATAACAATTAAGCACTTTTAAAATGGGATAAGAGACTTAAAGTAAAATAACTTTTTTATTCAGAATTTTCACCTTCAAACATCTGCACCGGTTGTCCGGGCATAATTGTAGAAATAGCATGCTTATAAACCAATTGCGCATGTCCATCACGACGCAAAAGGACACAAAAATTATCAAACGAAGTTACAATACCCGTTAATTTAACGCCATTTACAAGAAAAATTGTAAGAGAAATTTTTTGCTTGCGTACCGTATTTAAAAATACATCTTGCAGGTGTTGTGATCGTTCTGCCATTATTCTTACACCTTTACCTCGAATTGCTAAAATATCCGTGCATGCATATCGACTGAAAAATCTTCAATTGTCAACGCAACAGCTCTAAAAATTAGCAAAAGACAGCCTAATATAACGAAAAAAGTAACTCTTTTTAAAACAAGAAACGCAATAATTCAGTGAAAAACCATCAGCAAATACACAATTTTCCCTCACATTTTATAGGCTTTATGAAAAGACTCTTTATTTTATATCCCAAAATACTATAGACTTCAAATTAGCTACATTTCCAAAAAACAGAATGGTAAATTATTCGCATTAAAATCAACAAAATCAACGAAAATTATCAAAACGACAGTATGATTCGTTTATTTATTAATGTGTTGTCTTCCCCCGCGGACTTTTTAAAACGCTGTGTATAATCATCGTAAGATTTCCCTTAAATATCAATGCAACAGCTTTATAACTTTATCTATAAACGAGAGTTGTAAACAGTATTTTATTTTTATAAATAATTAAATAGTACTTTGTTTATATTATGTTTTGTAGCATTTTTAAACAGGTTAAATGCCCTGTGTTAACTTTATCTTGATAAGTTTTTAAAATTTTGCCTTTGACATATTCCTTTCTAAATAATTAACAGCTAGTATATTGCGATATCTGGAAGAAAACGTATCCTTTTTCCGTCTGTAAGAGTACGAGGCGAGTATGGCACGCAGAACAAAGTTACAAACATTTGAAGTTGAAGTTGAAGAAGCTCTCTCAAAAGCTATGAATTTTAACTTTGATGACACAGCGGTTGAAGCGGTATCACCCAATAATCCTGAAAATGTCATTAATGTGGATGAACTCATTCAAAAAATTGCGATGGCAGAAGAAGAAATTTTCGCTGAAAATGGTACTTCAACTCTTGTCTCAAATATCCATGATAGTGCTGTTATTGATGAATCCGTTGTTGAACAGCTTTTTTCCCAGAAATCTGCATCTAAGCTTTCAGGTGGGACTGTTCATAATAAGTTACTATCTACACAACTTCTTCCTGCTAATGATGATATAACAATTTCTTCAAATTTTGAGACATTAAAGCAGCGTTCTACCTCTCGAATCTATTGGTGTACGACAGCACTTAGTGCTTTATGGGCTACAGGAGGCGCTATTATCGCTCATAAACTAGCGCCTGCTGGACTCAATTCTTTATCGAATATTACCGCCTTTGTTACATCTCCAAGCGGATTAGCTGTAGCAGCTGGAACAGCAATCCCTATTCTTATATCTTGGGGATTTGCTCAATTAACAAAACGTTCAAATGAATTGCACAATATTGCTCTTCTTATGACAAACGCTGCACAACGTCTTAATGAACCACAACATATATCTGAACAACAAGCTATCGCTATAGGACAGACTATTCGTGAAGAAGTTGTAGCAATGAACAAGGGAATTGAACGCACCCTTGGAAGGGCAGTTGAACTTGAAGCGATCATACAAGGAGAAGTTCATAATCTGGAACAAGCCTATGTTGAAAATGAGTCACGCATTCATACACTCATCAAAGAATTGAGCAATGAACGTATAGCTATCTTAAATCACGCTGATCGTATACAATCAACAATTAAAGGAACACAAGAACAACTGAGTGATGAATTTGGCTTGGTAACCTCAAAAATTGTAACCAATGTTGAAAAACTCGCACAAACTCTTTCCCAAACTTTACAAAAACAAGGAGAAGATCTTGTTGAGAAGCTTTCCTATGCTGGTGATGACGTAACAAATCAACTTGTTGAAAAATTTCATCAAACCACAACACAAATTCAACAAAAGAACACGGAATTTTTCCATGAATTAGAAAAAAACTTCAATAATTTCTCAGAGCGTTTTGATAATAATGAAAAACAAATAGAAAAAACCTTTAATGAAACAGCTATCAAAGCTGAAAAACATATCACTGAAATTGTAACGCACATACAAACAGCAACAGACCAGACACTACAGAATGTTGACGAGAAATTTAAAGCGCTAGATGAATCCATTATTGATCGCAATAATCAATTTTTACAGAGTTTTGATGAAAAAGTTATACAGCTAGATGAAAAAGCATATAAGCTTTCTTCTAAGTTTGATAACGTAACTTCAGAAGCAATTGAAGCTTTTGAAAATCGTTTAGCAACTGTTGATCTTTCTCTTAAAGAACACAGCAATTCCATAATTGAATCCTTCGTAGCACGCAGTCTTACCTTAGAAGATAACGCTAAAAAACTTGGTGATTTTTTGGAATCCCATGTCTTACAAATTGATACCAATCTCCAAGAAAGAACAGCTGATATTACAAAAGCTTTTACAAATGGTCATGAGACTATTCTTTCTGCAATTGACAAAAGTACAGAACAACTAAGAGAGGAAGTTCAATATATCGATAATGCTATTGTCGATATCATACAAGAACGTTCAAAAGACTTTAAATTACAACTTTCTGACCAAAAAGCTCTCATGGCAGACATGCTCGATAACGAAAAAAATAAAATTGCTGATACATTAAAAAATCAAATTGATATCTTGACGCAAAATACTTCAAGTCTTGAAAAATTTTTGATTGATAATATTCAAACCGTTGATCAGCATACTGAAAATCATGTTACAAATATCATTCAATGCACAGAGAAACTACAAAAAACTATTGCGCAAAGCTGCAATGCTACGCAAGATGCGTTAGAAGCACAAGCTAGAAATATTGACATACGTGCCGACGCTCTGCGTGACTCTTTAGCTATTAATAGTTTTTCTCTTAACGAGGTTCTTGCAGATCAAGCGCGCACACTTGAACAGAGAATGGAAACAATCCATAATCTTATCGCCAAAAGTGATATACATGTTGATGCAGCACTAAAACAGCAAGTAGGTCTCGTTGAGGATGCAATTGCTACTAACAATAAAAACATTACAGAAACCGTTCAAAGTCATATTAAGAAT from Bartonella birtlesii IBS 325 harbors:
- the hfq gene encoding RNA chaperone Hfq → MAERSQHLQDVFLNTVRKQKISLTIFLVNGVKLTGIVTSFDNFCVLLRRDGHAQLVYKHAISTIMPGQPVQMFEGENSE